The following proteins are encoded in a genomic region of Methylibium petroleiphilum PM1:
- a CDS encoding cell division protein ZipA C-terminal FtsZ-binding domain-containing protein has translation MSTLQLSLAILGGLVLAAIVAHGTWQARRNEVKRVALEPGAEPAPLQEPSFAPTEPPRADDTGPKAEAEDSQPPRIEPTLVRRAAGLPRLDALIDAIATLTVDNPVSGETAIAHLPPARRAGSKPLLVEGLNAESGEWETPAAGQRYGEFQAGVQLANRSGALNEIEYSEFVQKVQAFAEPIGALPDFPDMLDVVARARELDAFAGQHDAQLALRLVSRGAAWSLGYVQQHAARHGFMVGALPGRLVQPGEDEGAPPVLTLQFDPQAALADEPSQAAVRELTLAFDVPQTAAAAAPFAAWCAAGEALAAELDAAMYDDSGQPLQPAAFASIGQALESLYEALAARDLAAGSAATRRLFS, from the coding sequence ATGAGCACGCTGCAATTGTCCTTGGCCATTTTGGGGGGGCTGGTGCTCGCCGCGATCGTGGCCCACGGCACCTGGCAGGCGCGCCGCAACGAGGTGAAGCGTGTGGCGCTCGAGCCCGGGGCGGAGCCCGCGCCGCTGCAGGAGCCGAGCTTTGCGCCGACCGAGCCACCCCGGGCCGACGATACCGGCCCGAAGGCGGAGGCCGAAGACAGCCAGCCGCCGCGCATCGAGCCGACGCTGGTGCGCCGCGCCGCCGGCCTGCCGCGTCTCGACGCGCTGATCGACGCGATCGCCACGCTGACCGTCGACAACCCGGTGAGCGGCGAGACCGCGATCGCCCACCTGCCGCCGGCCCGGCGTGCCGGCAGCAAGCCGTTGCTGGTCGAGGGACTGAACGCCGAGTCGGGTGAATGGGAAACGCCGGCCGCCGGCCAGCGCTACGGGGAGTTCCAGGCCGGTGTGCAACTGGCCAACCGCAGCGGGGCGCTCAACGAGATCGAGTACTCCGAGTTCGTGCAGAAGGTGCAGGCCTTCGCCGAACCCATCGGTGCGCTGCCCGATTTTCCCGACATGCTCGACGTCGTCGCGCGGGCCCGCGAGCTCGACGCCTTCGCCGGCCAGCACGACGCTCAGCTCGCGCTGCGGCTGGTATCGCGCGGCGCCGCGTGGTCGCTGGGCTATGTGCAGCAGCACGCTGCCCGCCACGGCTTCATGGTCGGCGCGCTGCCGGGCCGCCTGGTGCAGCCCGGCGAGGACGAGGGCGCGCCGCCGGTGCTGACGCTGCAGTTCGATCCGCAGGCAGCGCTGGCCGACGAGCCCAGCCAGGCCGCCGTCCGCGAGCTGACGCTGGCCTTCGACGTGCCGCAGACCGCTGCCGCGGCCGCACCGTTCGCTGCCTGGTGCGCCGCCGGTGAGGCACTGGCCGCCGAGCTCGACGCCGCGATGTACGACGACAGCGGCCAGCCGCTGCAGCCGGCGGCCTTCGCCTCCATCGGCCAGGCGCTCGAAAGCCTGTACGAGGCGCTCGCGGCACGCGACCTCGCGGCCGGCAGCGCCGCGACGCGCCGGCTGTTCAGCTGA
- the ligA gene encoding NAD-dependent DNA ligase LigA, with product MSDRAEDPAARAAQLREQLEYHAHRYYVLDAPEIPDAEYDRLFTELQALEAAHPGLRTPDSPTQRVIGAVLEGLSAVRHAVPMLSIKTETDTTPTGALKFDAAVRNALKLPPDAPPLRYAAELKFDGLAINLRYQAGRLVQAATRGDGETGEDVTHTVGTIESVPKQLRGITAPVLEVRGEVFMRRDDFEALNERQREAGLKTFVNPRNAAAGIVRQLDASIARQRPLSFFAYGLGDVQGWDVPPTHAGLLDALAALGLPVDAHRTVVEGGEALAAFHAGIAAERDALPFDIDGVVYKVDERALQQQLGFKSREPRWAVAHKYPAQEQSTQLAGIEIQVGRTGKLTPVAKLQPVFVGGTTVSNATLHNRFELRRKGIRIGDTVIVRRAGDVIPEVVGRVPVPRTAYIPNFRMPRACPVCGSQALRERGSVDYRCSGGLFCAAQRKQALLHFAGRRMMDIEGLGDKLVEQLVDGGIIRTLPELYRLGVAKLVALERMGDKSAANLVAALEASKATTLARFLFSLGIRHIGEATAKDLARHFGALDRVMDASVEQLLEVNDVGPVVAQSLRTFFDQPHNREVVEQLRAAGVHWDEHSGEADLTPRPLAGKTFVLTGTLPSLGREAAKELIEAAGGKVAGSVSKKTDYVVAGEEAGSKLEKAQALGVAVIDEAALRALLD from the coding sequence ATGTCCGACCGCGCGGAAGATCCGGCCGCCCGCGCCGCGCAACTGCGCGAGCAGCTCGAGTACCACGCCCACCGCTACTACGTGCTCGACGCGCCGGAGATCCCGGACGCCGAGTACGACCGCCTGTTCACCGAACTGCAGGCGCTGGAGGCGGCGCACCCCGGGTTGCGGACGCCGGACTCGCCGACCCAGCGCGTCATCGGCGCGGTGCTCGAAGGCCTGTCGGCGGTGCGGCACGCGGTGCCGATGCTGTCGATCAAGACCGAGACCGACACCACGCCCACCGGTGCGCTGAAGTTCGACGCCGCGGTGCGCAACGCACTGAAGCTGCCGCCCGACGCGCCGCCGCTGCGTTACGCCGCCGAGCTGAAATTCGACGGCTTGGCGATCAACCTGCGCTACCAGGCCGGCCGGCTGGTACAGGCCGCCACGCGCGGCGACGGCGAGACCGGCGAGGACGTGACGCACACCGTCGGCACGATCGAGTCGGTGCCGAAGCAGCTGCGCGGCATCACGGCGCCGGTGCTAGAGGTGCGCGGCGAGGTCTTCATGCGGCGAGACGACTTCGAGGCGCTCAACGAGCGCCAGCGCGAGGCCGGGCTCAAGACCTTCGTGAACCCGCGCAATGCGGCGGCCGGCATCGTGCGCCAGCTCGACGCCAGCATCGCACGCCAGCGGCCGCTGAGCTTCTTCGCTTATGGACTGGGCGACGTGCAGGGCTGGGACGTGCCGCCCACGCACGCCGGGTTGCTGGACGCGCTGGCGGCGCTGGGGCTGCCGGTCGACGCGCACCGCACCGTGGTCGAGGGCGGCGAGGCGCTGGCCGCCTTCCACGCCGGCATCGCGGCTGAGCGCGACGCGCTGCCGTTCGACATCGACGGTGTGGTCTACAAGGTCGACGAGCGTGCGCTGCAGCAGCAGCTCGGCTTCAAATCGCGCGAGCCGCGCTGGGCGGTGGCGCACAAGTACCCGGCGCAGGAGCAGTCGACCCAGCTGGCCGGCATCGAGATCCAGGTCGGCCGCACCGGCAAGCTCACGCCGGTGGCCAAGCTGCAGCCGGTGTTCGTGGGCGGCACGACGGTGAGCAATGCCACGCTGCACAACCGCTTCGAGCTGCGCCGCAAGGGCATCCGCATCGGCGACACGGTGATCGTGCGGCGCGCGGGCGACGTGATCCCCGAGGTGGTGGGTCGCGTGCCCGTCCCGCGAACGGCGTACATCCCCAACTTCCGCATGCCGCGCGCCTGCCCGGTGTGCGGCAGCCAGGCGCTGCGCGAGCGCGGCAGCGTCGACTACCGCTGCTCGGGCGGCCTGTTCTGCGCTGCACAGCGCAAGCAGGCGCTGCTGCATTTCGCCGGGCGGCGCATGATGGACATTGAGGGACTGGGCGACAAGCTGGTCGAGCAGCTTGTCGACGGCGGCATCATCCGCACGCTGCCGGAGCTCTACAGGCTCGGCGTGGCCAAGCTCGTCGCGCTGGAGCGCATGGGCGACAAGAGCGCGGCCAACCTGGTGGCAGCGCTGGAGGCGAGCAAGGCCACGACGCTGGCGCGCTTCCTGTTCTCGCTGGGCATCCGCCACATCGGCGAGGCGACCGCCAAGGACCTGGCGCGACATTTCGGCGCGCTCGACCGCGTGATGGACGCGAGCGTCGAGCAACTGCTGGAGGTCAACGACGTGGGCCCGGTGGTGGCGCAGAGCCTGCGTACCTTCTTCGATCAGCCGCACAACCGCGAGGTGGTCGAGCAGTTGCGCGCCGCCGGCGTGCACTGGGACGAGCACTCCGGCGAGGCCGACCTCACGCCCAGGCCTCTGGCCGGCAAGACCTTCGTGTTGACCGGCACGCTGCCGAGCCTGGGGCGCGAGGCCGCCAAGGAGCTGATCGAGGCCGCCGGCGGCAAGGTGGCCGGCTCGGTGTCGAAGAAGACCGACTACGTGGTGGCCGGCGAGGAAGCCGGCAGCAAGCTCGAGAAGGCTCAGGCACTGGGTGTGGCCGTGATCGACGAGGCAGCGCTGCGCGCGCTGCTGGACTGA
- the def gene encoding peptide deformylase has protein sequence MAVRDILKMGDPRLLRIAHPVREFDTPALHALIEDMFDTMEAANGAGLAAPQIGVDLQLVIFGFTKSERYPEAPPVPRTVLINPQITPLSEDLEDGWEGCLSVPGLRGVVPRHQRIRYTGFDPQGRRIEREAEGFHARVVQHECDHLAGVLYPMRVRDFSRFGYTEVLFPGLDDGDD, from the coding sequence ATGGCTGTTCGAGACATCCTGAAGATGGGCGATCCGCGCCTGCTGCGCATCGCGCACCCGGTGCGCGAATTCGACACGCCCGCGCTGCACGCGCTGATCGAGGACATGTTCGACACGATGGAGGCGGCCAACGGTGCCGGCCTGGCGGCACCGCAGATCGGGGTGGACCTGCAACTCGTGATCTTCGGCTTCACGAAGAGCGAGCGCTACCCGGAGGCGCCGCCGGTGCCGCGCACGGTGTTGATCAACCCGCAGATCACCCCGCTGTCGGAGGATCTGGAAGACGGTTGGGAGGGCTGCCTCTCGGTGCCCGGGCTGCGCGGCGTGGTGCCGCGCCACCAGCGGATCCGCTACACCGGTTTCGACCCGCAGGGCCGGCGCATCGAGCGCGAGGCCGAGGGCTTCCACGCCCGCGTGGTGCAGCACGAATGCGACCACCTGGCCGGGGTGCTCTACCCGATGCGGGTGCGCGACTTCAGCCGCTTCGGCTACACCGAGGTGCTGTTTCCAGGGCTCGATGACGGCGACGATTGA
- a CDS encoding cupin-like domain-containing protein translates to MALREIPPAPQPVGYQRQPRPDDARWMQWIAENRLRDCTAASMTDTMVAAGLDRQAAQQAIAAMEVHPVFVAARRHQQLQRKFASVMANQQRIWEMGWAYDGVEKRSHVSPAEFFERYVVGSRPLVLTDVAGDWPALHRWSPADLRERFGHLDVEIQAERAVNPKYEQDKLKHRHNVRLGDFVDRVLAGGATNDYYLTANNEILRRPEFAPLLADIGTLPLFCDPAQLAQRSSFWFGPAGTVTPLHHDTLMLLHTQVVGRKRWRFISPLETPRLYNHDGVFSAIDLDHPDLDRYPAFRDVKVLEVVLEPGDTVFLPLGWWHQVASLEVSLSFSFSNFVFPNTYSYENPSISDW, encoded by the coding sequence ATGGCCCTTCGCGAAATCCCCCCCGCACCGCAACCGGTAGGCTATCAGCGGCAACCGCGGCCGGACGATGCCCGCTGGATGCAGTGGATCGCCGAGAACCGGCTGCGCGACTGCACAGCGGCTTCGATGACAGACACCATGGTCGCCGCGGGCCTGGACCGGCAGGCCGCTCAGCAGGCAATCGCCGCGATGGAGGTCCACCCGGTGTTCGTGGCCGCACGCCGCCACCAACAGTTGCAGCGCAAGTTCGCTTCGGTGATGGCCAATCAACAGCGCATCTGGGAGATGGGTTGGGCCTACGACGGCGTGGAGAAACGCAGCCACGTTTCGCCGGCCGAGTTCTTCGAGCGTTACGTGGTGGGTTCCCGGCCGCTCGTGCTGACCGACGTGGCGGGCGATTGGCCCGCTCTGCATCGCTGGTCGCCGGCCGACCTGCGCGAACGGTTCGGTCACCTCGATGTCGAGATCCAGGCGGAACGGGCCGTCAACCCGAAGTACGAGCAGGACAAGCTCAAGCACCGCCACAACGTCCGGCTCGGCGATTTCGTCGATCGCGTGCTGGCGGGCGGTGCCACCAACGACTACTATCTGACCGCCAACAACGAGATTTTGCGCCGACCGGAGTTCGCGCCACTGCTGGCTGACATTGGAACGCTGCCGCTATTCTGCGACCCGGCACAGTTGGCGCAACGCTCCTCGTTCTGGTTCGGCCCGGCCGGCACCGTCACTCCCCTGCATCACGACACCCTGATGTTGCTGCACACCCAGGTGGTCGGACGCAAGCGCTGGCGCTTCATCTCGCCACTCGAGACGCCGCGTCTATACAACCACGACGGGGTGTTCAGCGCAATCGACTTGGATCATCCTGACCTTGACCGTTACCCGGCCTTCCGCGACGTCAAGGTGCTCGAGGTGGTGTTGGAACCGGGTGACACCGTCTTCCTCCCGCTGGGCTGGTGGCACCAGGTCGCCTCGCTGGAAGTCAGTCTGTCGTTCTCGTTCTCAAATTTCGTGTTCCCTAACACTTACAGCTATGAGAATCCGTCAATCTCAGACTGGTGA
- a CDS encoding arylesterase, whose product MSLSRRDCIKQLAASALAGLVVLPVRAQATRPMILVVGDSLSAEYGLQRGSGWVALLEKRLAQEKIAAGVVNASISGDTTSGGRSRLPALLAQHKPAVVIVELGGNDALRGLPLAMTERNLAEMARTSKAAGARVLLIGMQVPPNYGRQYNEDFAALFGKVARAEGTALLPFLLKGVGDAPNASELFQPDRIHPKEAAHPIILGNVWPALRPLLSK is encoded by the coding sequence ATGTCATTGAGTCGCAGGGACTGTATCAAGCAGCTCGCCGCATCGGCGTTGGCGGGGCTTGTGGTCCTGCCGGTGCGGGCGCAGGCCACCCGGCCGATGATCCTGGTCGTGGGCGACAGCCTGTCGGCCGAGTACGGCCTGCAGCGCGGCAGCGGCTGGGTGGCCCTGCTGGAGAAGCGCCTGGCGCAGGAGAAGATCGCCGCCGGCGTCGTCAACGCCAGCATCAGCGGCGATACCACCTCGGGCGGCCGCTCGCGCCTGCCGGCGCTGCTGGCGCAGCACAAGCCGGCGGTGGTGATCGTCGAACTGGGCGGCAACGACGCCCTGCGCGGCCTGCCGCTGGCGATGACCGAGCGCAATCTGGCCGAGATGGCGCGGACCTCGAAGGCTGCAGGTGCGCGGGTGCTGCTGATCGGAATGCAGGTGCCACCGAACTACGGCCGCCAGTACAACGAAGACTTTGCGGCACTGTTCGGCAAGGTCGCCCGGGCCGAAGGCACGGCGCTGCTGCCCTTCCTGCTGAAGGGCGTGGGCGATGCGCCGAACGCGAGCGAACTGTTCCAGCCGGACCGCATCCACCCGAAAGAAGCCGCCCACCCCATCATCCTGGGCAACGTGTGGCCGGCGCTGCGGCCCTTGTTGTCGAAGTAG
- a CDS encoding ABC transporter ATP-binding protein, whose amino-acid sequence MTEAIIAVEHVSKRVQDSSGELTILHDIDFSLAAQESAAIVGASGSGKSTLLAIIAGLDTPSEGTVRLAGIDLFGLDEDARAAVRAERVGFVFQSFQLMGNLTALENVMLPLELQGRGDARAAATEMLVRVGLGERLGHYPKLLSGGEQQRVALARAFVVKPALLLADEPTGSLDFATGEKVMELMFELNREQGTTLVLVTHDRAIAARCDRQVRIEAGQLTSS is encoded by the coding sequence ATGACCGAAGCGATCATCGCCGTCGAGCACGTCAGCAAGCGCGTGCAGGACTCCAGCGGCGAGCTGACCATCCTGCACGATATCGACTTCTCGCTCGCGGCGCAGGAGTCGGCGGCCATCGTCGGAGCGTCGGGCTCGGGCAAGAGCACGCTGCTGGCCATCATCGCCGGGCTCGACACGCCGAGTGAAGGCACCGTGAGGCTCGCCGGCATCGACCTGTTTGGCCTTGATGAGGACGCCCGGGCCGCAGTGCGCGCCGAGCGTGTGGGCTTCGTGTTCCAGAGCTTCCAGCTGATGGGCAACCTGACCGCGCTGGAGAACGTGATGCTGCCGCTGGAACTGCAGGGCCGTGGTGACGCCCGCGCCGCCGCGACCGAGATGCTGGTGCGCGTGGGGTTGGGTGAGCGGCTGGGGCACTACCCGAAGCTGCTGTCCGGCGGCGAACAGCAGCGCGTGGCGCTGGCGCGTGCCTTCGTCGTGAAACCGGCGCTGTTGCTGGCCGACGAACCCACCGGCAGCCTGGACTTCGCGACCGGCGAGAAGGTCATGGAGCTGATGTTCGAGCTCAACCGCGAGCAGGGCACGACGCTGGTGCTGGTGACCCACGACCGCGCCATCGCCGCCCGCTGCGACCGGCAAGTCAGGATCGAGGCGGGGCAGCTGACGTCCTCGTGA